One window of the Nitrospinota bacterium genome contains the following:
- a CDS encoding class I SAM-dependent rRNA methyltransferase, translated as MTEEPIHIEALKSVPPPSEKRISIQVTASAQRHVRSGHPWLFENSITKQGREGAPGDLAVIYDRNNKFLAVGLYDPLSLIRVRILQHRKSADINLAWYLAKLCEAAEIRKPLSAGNTDGYRLAHGENDSLPGLIIDRYAETAVVKIYTPSWVPHLSDVVSALIEVIPVRRVVLRMNRITKNEKKYLYGLADGGVVYGPPLEGPVVFRENGILFESDPVNGQKTGFFLDQRENRERVEKLAKDKTVLNVFSYTGGFSLYASRGGAKSVTSVDVSKPAIEAGKRNFELNKGDDRIARTPQEYIAEDAFKAMERMRNEKRFFDMVIIDPPALAKSEGEVAGALIAYARLVKLGLSLLRRGGVLVMASCSSRVKGSEFYQTVFKTAANSERPLEEIERTQHPVDHPIGFPEGAYLKCLFAVAK; from the coding sequence ATGACTGAAGAACCTATTCATATTGAGGCCCTGAAGTCGGTTCCGCCTCCGTCTGAAAAGCGGATTTCAATACAGGTAACCGCTTCGGCGCAGAGGCATGTTCGTAGCGGGCATCCTTGGCTGTTTGAAAACTCCATAACAAAACAGGGGAGGGAAGGGGCGCCGGGCGACCTGGCTGTAATATACGACAGAAACAACAAGTTCCTCGCTGTTGGGCTATACGATCCACTCTCCCTTATACGTGTGCGAATCCTTCAGCATAGAAAAAGCGCCGATATAAACCTGGCCTGGTATCTGGCAAAGCTCTGCGAAGCCGCGGAGATCCGCAAACCGCTTTCCGCCGGAAATACGGATGGTTATCGTCTGGCGCATGGCGAGAACGACTCCCTTCCGGGATTGATAATTGACAGGTACGCCGAAACGGCGGTTGTGAAGATTTACACACCCTCATGGGTTCCGCATCTTTCCGATGTGGTATCGGCGCTTATTGAGGTAATACCGGTTCGGCGCGTGGTTTTGCGAATGAACCGGATCACAAAGAATGAAAAAAAATATCTTTACGGTCTTGCCGACGGAGGGGTGGTATATGGTCCGCCGCTGGAGGGCCCTGTAGTATTCAGGGAAAATGGGATCCTTTTTGAATCCGATCCTGTGAATGGACAGAAAACAGGCTTCTTCCTTGATCAGCGGGAGAACCGGGAACGTGTGGAGAAGCTGGCAAAGGACAAAACAGTTCTGAATGTATTCTCATATACCGGCGGGTTTTCACTATACGCGTCGAGGGGAGGGGCGAAGTCGGTTACGAGCGTCGATGTATCAAAGCCGGCGATTGAGGCAGGAAAGCGGAATTTCGAACTGAACAAGGGGGATGATCGAATCGCAAGGACTCCTCAGGAGTATATCGCCGAAGACGCATTTAAGGCGATGGAACGTATGCGTAATGAGAAAAGGTTCTTCGACATGGTAATAATAGACCCTCCTGCCCTTGCAAAGAGCGAGGGGGAGGTGGCCGGGGCGCTTATCGCATACGCCAGGCTTGTTAAGCTGGGATTGAGCCTGTTGCGAAGGGGGGGGGTGCTTGTTATGGCTTCCTGTTCAAGCCGGGTAAAGGGAAGCGAGTTTTACCAGACGGTTTTCAAAACAGCCGCAAACTCCGAAAGACCGCTTGAAGAGATAGAACGTACACAACATCCGGTTGACCACCCGATAGGTTTTCCAGAAGGGGCGTACCTGAAATGTCTCTTCGCGGTCGCAAAATAG
- a CDS encoding class I SAM-dependent methyltransferase, giving the protein MKKYLPDNKEIPIADFACGNGNLGLLFAEEGYKVDFLDNEKNFFDYIKLKATHGDFNFIHADSSSHVSEKKYFGIFFGEGIEHMAYPVKTLANLRENLVTGGIICLTTPNGDYLKCEEPSWEEVKDKHERNVKLANNWGNHVCEFKMRELKEIVREAGFVPMEHIVVNSHQLSRSSFLRRVLPNKILWKLDKYLSRKKSKNGKLYGKTQILLAQRVH; this is encoded by the coding sequence ATGAAAAAATACCTTCCTGACAACAAGGAGATACCTATTGCGGATTTTGCCTGCGGCAACGGCAATCTGGGGCTTCTCTTTGCCGAAGAGGGGTATAAAGTGGACTTCCTTGACAATGAAAAGAATTTTTTCGACTACATAAAGCTCAAGGCAACACATGGGGATTTCAATTTCATACATGCCGATTCGTCATCACATGTGTCGGAGAAGAAATATTTTGGCATCTTTTTTGGGGAAGGGATAGAGCATATGGCATACCCGGTAAAGACATTGGCCAATCTACGCGAAAACCTTGTGACCGGCGGAATAATCTGCCTGACCACCCCTAACGGCGATTATTTAAAATGCGAGGAGCCTTCATGGGAAGAAGTCAAAGACAAGCATGAGCGCAATGTAAAACTTGCCAACAATTGGGGAAACCATGTATGCGAATTTAAAATGAGGGAACTAAAGGAGATAGTCCGGGAAGCCGGGTTTGTCCCTATGGAGCATATAGTAGTGAACTCGCATCAGCTATCAAGGAGCAGTTTTCTCAGACGCGTCCTGCCAAACAAGATTTTATGGAAACTTGACAAATACCTATCCAGGAAAAAGTCGAAAAACGGGAAGCTCTACGGCAAGACTCAAATCCTTCTAGCCCAAAGGGTCCATTAA